CGAGGCCGTGTGGATCCAGCGCATTCTGCGCGCGGTGGTGCCTGGTTACCGCGTCCATTTCGCGGGCTCGATGGGTGGCGGCATCCGGAGGAGCGAGGCGACGGGCGCGCGTGGCTCGTGAAGGCGCCGCGAGCTGGCGCTGCGGGGGCGCGTGGCTCGCGGAGGCGCGGAGGGCGCGACGAGCTGGCGCCGACGGAGGCGACGGGTGCATGGCTGGACTCGGCGCGCGGGGGCGCTCGTCTGCAAGGGAGCGCGGCGAGCGGTGGCTACGTCATGACGCGGCGGCCAGATCCGGGCGCAGCGTGTGGATGGTGCTCTGTCGTCGCCCCCGCACGGATCTGCGGTGCTGGTCAGGGGTGGCGCGCGTGGGGCCCCGGGACACCCATATCTGGCGTGTAGGAGGCGAGCTGGGTGGGAGGACTCCGGGCGACGCGGATCTGGGTGTGATGACCGCGGATGGTTCGTGACCGCGGGCGGTGCTGGAGCAGAGGGGCTCCGGCCGTGGTTTGGATGCGAGCTGCAGGACCCGTTCTGGTCTCTGCAGGCCCGTCGTCGGTGGAGGCTTGATGGTGGCCCTACACAGCGGTGGTGCGCTTGTTGTGTGTGGGGTGCGCGGTCCAGTGAAGGCAAGGGTCGACTTCGGCCTGCTGCGTGGGAGTGGCTGCCCGGGTGAAAGCCTGGCCGGTGCTGGCCGGTCGACGGCGACGGCGCCTGTGGGCGTCGCCATCCTCCTTGGAAGCGTCGTCGGGAATCTCACAGCCGGATCTTTCGGATCAAGTACTTCGGGTGAAAACCTAGATCCTGCTGCAGGGTCGGGCGGTGGCGTCGTCTTGACCGTCGTCCCCTCTTTAGGGCGCCGTCTTGAAGACTTTGATCCCTGTGGTGCCTTCCTACGACTGGACGTGCACGGTGGCTTCTGTGGCAATGATGACGGCGGTGAGCAATGCCGGAGGCGTGGCCCTGGTCGTGGTAGCCGGCTCTTCTTCTTCGGCGCGTCTGTGGGAGTGCCTCGACTGTCTGTTGATGTGAAGTCAAAGCCGTGGTGGGGGACCAGTGGTATACGATGACGTGTGACAGGTGGTTCGTTCGGTGATCCTCCGTGACGCCACCCCTGCCCAGTTTCCTTAGTAGTTCACCGTCGGAGTCGGAGCTGCGCTGCCTAGTGTGGTTTGTAAGGAGTGTTGTGCTGCAGCTTCTTGTGCTGATGTTTTTCTTTTTGTCTTTTGATCTTCGGATCCTCTGATCCTAGGACCTTCACCATCTTATTGTTTTTCATTGCTTTCTGCTATTATCAATGAATGCCAGCAGTGCTAGATCTTTCAAAAAAATAGTATAAGGACCCTCTTAGTACGTTCGCTTCGCTCGGCAGGATGACATTGTGAATGATTTTGGTGCCAATTTTAGTTGAAGAATGTGGCAATTTCTTCAGACTTAGCATGACAATTTCTTACAGAAGACAATTTATTCCTAAACTGGCTTTTGCTGGGGATTCCTTTCTActcactccgttcctaaatatttgtctttttagaaatttcaacaaATAACTATATACAtagcaaaatgggtgaatctacactctaaaatatgtctatatataccCGAATGTGGTAGTTCATTTAAAATTTCTAAAAACAAATATTTAGCAACGGAGGGAACAGCGAACATTCGCCGGTTAGCACTACCATATAATAAACGGTGCTAGTTAATTAGTTTTCTTATTTGTTATCGCCGCATGCCGGCCTGTATAGAATTATTTGGTATAAGAAAAACTCTACCAAATGCTCTAAAAATCGTTTTACCATACTGGCAAGCAAGCTCGTACGTTGCAACGGAAGAATAAGTATTCATGCATCTTGTTTGTGAAAGAAAAAAATGTAAATTATCCTTCCCTAAATCTAAGGAACgtaatagtaagataaatattaCAAGCTTAATGAAATCGCAAGTTTGAATTGTGGTGCAATATTGATGAGTGTATGATAATCCTTCAAGCCAGGTAGTCTGCGGATGcacatcagaagaagaaagaaaaaggttgTACCTGTGACAATTCATATGATTGTGCACTGACAAAAAAGAATttaaatttacatgcactgcataaTACTCCCCcctttctttatataaggtatattTGTTTTTTAAAAAGTTAAAGGAGTGCGTGTTTGACCGaatagaaaaatatatcaatatccatGATATGgaatttatatcatttgatccatcataaaaagtagtttcatattttatctattaggtattggagatgttattattttattctataatcttgatCAAACATTCAAAAGGTTGACTTGCACGGAAGTCattacaccttatattctggaatgAAGGGGGTATAGCAGTAGCAAAACGAAGATCGACGGGAGGCGATAGAGCATTGTACCCCATGTATTTGAAGCGACCGTCAATACTCTTAATAATACAGCATTGTACCCATCTTCAAGCGAGGTAGTCTGTGGCGCCGCTCCGGCTAGCTGCCCGTGGCCAAAGTCCGACTATTTAAGCCAGTCGACGTCCCCAACCCTAGCCACAACCTCTTTCTCCCTCTGCGCCGCCAGCCTGAGCATATTTCTCTTTGTCTCCACCTCCCTCTTCCTTCGCCGTCTGACATGGCCCGACAGAAGAAGACCACCTACCCTATGCTAACGCCAGAGCACCACTTCCAGATCGAGGATGAGATCCGGGTGAGGTGCATCGCCCGCATCGCAGCCAGCCTGCCTCTGGTGCCCTGCTCACCGAGGTGGGTGTCGTGCATGCCCGTGTGGCTGGTCGCGTCTGAGGAGGAGGCCGAACGACACTCCCCACAGGAGGCCGAGCAGCAGGCGACGCAGCCCAGGCGCTGACGGTGTTCCAGCAGACATTTCTTTGCCAGCGCCGGTCTTTGTTGATgagaccaaggaggaggaggacgacgccaaCTCGATTAAATCTAGTTTAATTTAATGTTTTTATATGTTGTAATTAATGTAATCTGCGGGctgtttattttttatttgaaaatcTAGTTAAAATGTGAAATGTGTCCGTCTGTGTTAAGCGCAGGGCTGGCAGATAAAACCGCACTTCGAGGTCCGCCTCACCGACCCAAACTGACAAATCCCGCGTCCGTTGGGGGGGCGTGTTGGGGTTGGCCTAAGCCCATGACAGGGTTGGGTTGGGGGGGCGTGTTGGGGTTGGCCTAAGCCCATGACAGGGTTGGCCTAAGCCCCTGACAAATCCCGCGTCCGTTTGGTTCCACGTAGGACGCCAATGGGATAGTCCAAgttgttttttttaaaacgaaggctcgcgaagagcccggctttgaattaacaaagccatcaaccggccaggaaatACAAACACAAACAGACCCCACGACCAAACGATACAAGGGGACACTCTAGGAAGCTTACAACTCAACGGGTCGCATAAGCTCAAAAAGAATACAGGAAAACAAAGCACGAAGCTTGTCCTAGCCGAAGACTACAGCCAAACATCCATCTAGGGATGAGGCACACATGAGCACGACGAGGACCTGCTTGCAACAGAGTGTGGCAAGTGAGCCCGACCACGCCCAAGTAAAGACAACACACATCCGCCGTCTCTCTCGCCGCAGAGGGACCCTTCCCTCTCGCCATGGCTTGCAAGGCGCCGTACCCGGCGGACTTGAGAGACGCTCACCCTAGAGCAGGGGACGTGCCAGCTTCGGgacctggagcagccgcagcacATCACCACTTGAACATTCGAGCACTCCGCGACTGCCGCATCGCCACAACCTAGAACGCCTGAGAGCTGCAGGAAAACCACCAGGTGCAGCTACAGAAGAAAGACAGCAGAGGCATCAAGTAAACCGACAGGCCATCGAGGAGCATTGCCAGGCAGCTGACGGGGACGCCTACAGCCATGCCGAAACTCGTGAAACCGCCGTCACCGGACCACCCAAGCCACCCAAGCTCCGACCTTTGAACCCCTCACCTGAACGCAACCCTCCCCAGGCGGCGCCCCCAAGGAAGACACGACGCACagcgcgccgtcgccgcccaatCCAAGCCGGATTTTGGGCTTTCACCCGGGAGGAGGAACAGGGGTGGAAAGGGGAAGGACCTTCTGCAGCACCTCCAAGGAGGAGACGGCGTCGGGGACGTCGCTGCTGCCAGGCTTGGCCGGCCAACGGGCCGGCCAACGGTTTCCCGCGGCCCAAAACCAGACCACCGGTCACCCACCCACATCATACCGGCGCTCGGAGGGAGGGTGGCTCCTCCCCTGTCTCCCTCGTCCCCGCCGCTTCTCGCTAGTCCAAGTTGTCACCATGTCTGTTTCTCCTAGCCTCGTAGACCATGTTGGTTAATGTAGGAATGGAACTGCACGATGGAGTCATCAAATCCATTCTCAGATGCTGAATATTGTCATATCCACATAATTTCAGGTTGAcctacttggccttttctttctggCAATGAGAACACTCCATCGTCTATGTAGAACAAAAGGATATCATAATGGAGCACAAGTGGACCTTATTTGCAGTGAGGTTAAGACTGATGACTGAGTTGCTGGGAATGGGAAGCATGTCTCCATGAATTAAGGTAGCCTGACGCTTCTACGAGTAGTTCAGATGAGCCATCCAAGCCCTGAGAACTCCAACGATTCAAATGGGTTTCATCCAGGCCTTCAAAACTCCAAGGTTTTGAATGGGTTGACAAAATACCATTCTGCAGCACCTATCCACAGTAAAGAACCTCAATACGGCGCAACAATTGAGAGTTGCTGTTTCAACTATGTTCCTATTTTTTTCACTTCAAATTTCTTAACTGAGCCGAGCATTGACTGACTGGTAACTTCCATCAGCAGCCCATCATATCTTCATCTTCACTAAATTCTGATGATATTCAGCTTGCATGATTCTTTCAAGCAAGTAGCTTTAAACAAATCTGGGAAACGAAAGGATATAAGAATAATAACCAATTACATGCCCAAGGATAAATCATCATGTTAAAGCTGCAACTATGCCGCAGTATGTGCAACTGTGCCATTCGTGCATATGCAATAAAATTAGTTATTACACTGCAAAATGGTCAAATTACCAAGAGAAATGTTTGAACATATGCAAAGCAAAATAAGAGGTGGACACTTCCCATTTTACTCACCAAAATAGTAGTACTACATAGTGGAGAAGAGTGAACCTATGAACTGCAATAAAGCTTAAGCGGGATTTTCAATCCTACTGCCTGACCGGCCACAGATAACCATGCTGGCAAGTATTGCAGAGATCGATCTTTATCTCCCAGTTTATGAAGAAGCAACTTCATCCAGTCACTGGTTCCACATGGATGCAGGGTGAACCATGGCCTACTTAGGTGGGGATGCTCCTGTAGGAGTGCAAGAACAGCTCAATCATTTTTAATGAGTCTAAGCTTTCAACTGATTAGTAAACAAGAAAGCATGTATGTGTATTACATATCATTATCAATGATCGGCTACAAACAGTCCATACCTCTCGAGTAATAAATGTCCACTTTGATTCGTTTAACAACTGAAGTGAATGAGGAGGAAGATCCTTTTTTATCTCATCTAAAGTTAGCAGCTGCCCACCTAAGGACAAGTTGCAGACGTTGGCTATCAAAAAGGAAGCAGAGGAAGTAAATATCCAGTAATGTTCTGAAATGTGCATACCAGCCTGAAGACCTTGAAAGTATAGCACCGGAACCTTGTAAGAAAAGCTGTAGACAATATGGAAATCATAAAGATGAACATTATCCCTAGAGCTCTGAACCTGCCAAGAGAAAGAAATCATGGCTGGCGTATATTTAAATTAGGAACTGAAGATTTTTGCTTTTATAAGAAATTGAAAGTTTATCGCGAAAAGGATCGCAGTTATCTCAGCCCTTGCAGAAAAAACTGAGAACTAGTACTAGTAGCTAGTAAATGATGCGAGGCCAATGTGATCCTTTCTATTCCGTGCTTTACCACCCCAAAATCACAGGCACAAATGAAAGAACTAAATTTGGAACTTGGCATCGTGCATCACTATAGGTTGCTACAAGATATTTACATTTCTTCTCATGTGTGCTCATAATAGATTTGCGATGCAAGTCACTGAGTCTCTGGGGTATGGTCAATTCAAATTGCTGATTTACGCGGCTATTTAATGATTTGATGAAACTGCTACACTTTTATAGGATAGATATATACTGAACATATGAAACAGCTGGGGTGCAGAGCAATGTAATATAGCAACATGCTGGTAACAGAAACATATGATACTGGAATAGAAATACCCACTGAAAACTTACCGAGGTATCATGCCCTACAACATCATCATCAGGGACAGGGTCGTCACTGCTCTCCTCAATCTGTTCCAGAAGGAGACATTCAGTGAATTACTAAAACGCGCAACTTCATATTACTATCAGATAGCCAAAGAAAATAACAGCCCGCCCACCTGGCTTCCTGCACGAATTCGATAGACTCCTTCGAGGGCTACAAACCCCTCTGTCTGCAGAAAACAAGCCAATCCATGGGTTATCGCAAATTCACAGTCCTAAATCTTGCACAGTGACATAAAAAATAACAGAAGAGATAGCAAAGAGATGAGGAGGTCAAGTCTGTTGAGCATTTGACCTCAGATGGCACCCCCATCTTGCGGCAAGGCCTCCACTCCCAGTCGGGAAGAGCGTCGACATCAATCCCCCTCCACTTGGTGACCAGGGCCTTCGCTGAGGCGTTGAACTCGTCGAGTGACAGAGTCCCGTCGCACGCGGAGGAGCTCCCCattgcgaagacgagcgcggtAAGCAACGACCAACGAGGCGGTCAAGAATCCCCCCTGGCTCTATTTGGAGACGAGTTGAGTTCAGCGGCCGAACCAGTCGATCGATCGATCGAGATTCCGTCGCCGATCCGGAGTCCCGCGGGCTGCGGTGCTGTGCTCGGAAACAAACCTAGTCCTTCTCGAATTGGACTAGTGGTGGGCTGGTGGCGGTCTGCGCGGCGGGCGGGGACGGAGAACGCGGGGCCGTTGCTGGATAGGAGGCGCGCGCGgctggggcggaggcggcggcgtcgCCGCAGAGGTGGGAGGTGCGTCAACGTCGGCTCGTCGGCGACGTGCCTCCGACTCCGGCGGTAGAGTGAAATTGTGTATCACTGCACATTTCTAAAAGAAACCCTGATAAAACTGGATACCCGGCGCCGGGCAGGGAGTCCCGGAGAGGTGAAGGTTTAGgcataggaaaatcataggaatagaaaaattataaaaaataaaatgacatgtatctcaaattctATGAGTAGGAATAAGAAAGAAGATGCCCTTCGATTCACATTATAGGATTTGTTttattgagtctaggctaatgtttattttttatgaaatgtgaaggatagaAAGAATTCTTTCATAAGAATAGGATTTCATTCTACCAATCAAAGAGCTCTAAaggaattttttttataaaaattatgTCTTATAAAATTTCTACAAGATTTTTCTTAGGAAACGGCTGGGGCGGCAGCGGCGTGGCCGAGGTGGGAGGTGCGTCAGCGTCGGCTCGTCGGCGACGTGCCTCCGACTCCGGCGGAAGAGTGAAATTGTGTATCACTGCACATTTCTAAAAGAAACCCTGATAAACTGGATACCCGGCGCAGGGCAGGGAGTCCCGGAGAGGTGAAGGTTTACGAAACGGCCCCTCAAGTACCTCGTATTACATCGATTCTCTCTTTCCAAGGTTCATCTGATCTACCGTGCCAGCCCATGCAGCGAGCTCTCCGGCTCCGCTGCAATGCCACTGCGACGGCACCTACGACGTGTAACATGAGACGTGCTGCACAGCCGGCCGCGGTGGAGGATGGACGGGTGGAGATCGCTACCGGGGAGGAACCACCGAACACGAACAACCTGTCTGTCTATGCAACACAGGCGCCCAGCCAACAACCATGGACATACATACATGTCCCAACCTGTTCTCAGTCCTACAAGGCTACAATAGACATTACCCAGACACCCATCACGAAACAAAAATAGGGCACAGCGAAAAAAGTTTATTCATGCTTCTAGGAAAAAAatattcttttttttgcaggaaaaaaagATTATTCATGCTCTAGAATTGCAAGTTTCTTGCGGGCAAAGGCGAACAGGCAATCAGAGTACATACGTACAGACCAAAATAATTTAGAAAACGACACGTCAAACACTAGCCTGCAGCAATAAAAAAGAAATTTTGAAACAAGTGTGGGAAAAAAAAAACTCCGACAGCCGCGGACAGGGGAGAAAATCTTGCTGGCTCGCCGACCATAGCATTCGGCGTCATCAGGCTAAGTGATGCCGAAACAGCGAGGCCATCTCAATCTACAACAGGAGATGGGAGTTCGTCAGGTGGACAGTGAAAATATACAGGTTGATTCACTTCCCAAGCAAATGGTGTACTTACAGCAGTTATGGCGGTCTCAGCACCTTTGTTTCCAGCCTTGCCACCAGCACGATTTAGCGCCTGCAGCATGGATGTGTGTGATTTAGCATTTATTTTCACACAAGATTGGTTAGGCAAGGACCGAAGCGGACAGACGCAAAACGATCACATTATGCGCACGGCAATTGCGCCATAAAGCAAGTAGGACAATTCACACTTCTGCATCAATACTACACACACGATGGAACCAAGTTGACATTACTTTACAGGACGCATATCAACAGGATTGCTTCACTTATCAGTATGTGCAAGCGGAGAGAGGCATCTTCTATTTGAATTGACATATTGCACAGGAGCATGAACAATAACATCCAAGTTACCTCCAGAAATACTATTCTTCTGATGGTAGCATCATTCATGATACAGaaaaactacttcctccgttcacttatgtaagtcgtttcagacaactcaaaatgggctgttttgcacattgtctgaaatgtcttcaaggtcttataaaagtgaacagagggagtagctaacTTAAGTAAATGGGTGAAACAGTTACCAGACAGGATACAGAATTATGCTTTTATGGAACATTTCAGAAGATATGTATGCTATTGAAATTGATTTGCAGATTAGAGGTGACACAGCCCACTATGATGCTGTTGCAAACTAGTTAACAGAATCATGAATTACCTGGTCCATGTCATCACAGGTCAGAACACCAAATACGCAGGGGACGCCTGTGGTAACATTAGAGAAGCAATCAGCCAGATTCTGAATTTTAAGTAGCTGCAAATTGTAATCACCAGACAGAGAAAACAACACAAGGTAAATTCGTCGGATGACACAATTTCGAATCAAATAATCTTTACTCACACTAGTCACTGGGTACATAATTCTCTAAGTTATACAAGACATGCATGGATATCTGTAGCTGTTTTAGCTTTGTATGTTCATTGAGCATCAATAATTATCAAAAAGTTTCCCATCTAGTTATACCTATCAACAGCTGGAAAATTAAATGTGAACCCATGTCCATATGCACCCTTAGTGACCTTACTAACAAGAAATACAACAACTGGAACATAAATGGACTCACAGAATAAGTTCTCTACAACCCAACTGGCTTGATAAAAGGAGACTAAGAGATAAAAGCAACATACCAGCAGACAATCCAGCATTGAGTACACCTGAAGCAGCAGAGTTTGCAACAGCATCATAGTGGGTTGTGTCACCTCTAATCTGCAAATCAATTTCAAAGACCATAGAAATCAAATAGCAGCAACACGATAACTATGGGTTTGCGAAGCATAGGTTTTAGCTGGTATTACTATGACAACAACACGACCAGCACGATTAATAGAGGGAAATACTTAGCAAACTTGGCATAAGCTAGCCTAACACTGCTTAAAAGACAGACAAGTGGCAGAATCATGCTTAAGATATGTTATAAGACAATACAATATATGTGGAAGTCCTTACACTGCTTAAAAGATAACTTCCCACAAGTTACAGAATCATGGTTAAGATATGTTAAAAGACAGTAAGATGTATGTGAAAGCCTCCTAAAGACAGTTATACATGTAAATAGAACATGTCAGCAGCATACAGCTTATCCAGATTTTTATTGTGATTTTCTGATTTATAAATTACAGATAATGCGATAGCCTCTACCTCATAGACAGCGGAAGAAGAAAAGGGCATAAAAGTATGCTGGTCTCTTCGACTTTTGAGATTTAATCATCTGACAAAGACTTACCACAGCCCCAATGCACAAAATTGCATCATACTTTCCAGACTTCCCAAGCTTCTGTGCTGCAACAGGAATTTCAAAGCTGCCAGGAACACTAACAACCTAAAAAAGAAGTTGAAAATTAGAGTGATGCATGGAAAAATGGTTGCATAACTTATTTAGGAATAAGGTAGTTT
This region of Triticum aestivum cultivar Chinese Spring chromosome 2D, IWGSC CS RefSeq v2.1, whole genome shotgun sequence genomic DNA includes:
- the LOC123053773 gene encoding ubiquitin-like-conjugating enzyme ATG10, whose product is MGSSSACDGTLSLDEFNASAKALVTKWRGIDVDALPDWEWRPCRKMGVPSETEGFVALEGVYRIRAGSQIEESSDDPVPDDDVVGHDTSVQSSRDNVHLYDFHIVYSFSYKVPVLYFQGLQAGGQLLTLDEIKKDLPPHSLQLLNESKWTFITREEHPHLSRPWFTLHPCGTSDWMKLLLHKLGDKDRSLQYLPAWLSVAGQAVGLKIPLKLYCSS